CATCATCTCCATACTGAGCAAGCTGATCTTCTACCCGCTGACCGCCCGCGGCACGCGCGCCATGAAGAAGATGCAGGAATCGCAGGCGCGCCTGAAGCCCAAGCTGGACGCGATCAAGAAGAAGCACGCCGGCGATTCCCAGCGCCTGAACCAGGAGACGATGAAGCTCTACAAGGAGGAGGGCGTGAACCCCGTGGCGGGCATGGCCGGCTGCATGCCGATGCTGATCCAGATGCCGGTCTTTCTCGCTCTGTACCAGGTGCTCTACAACATGGTCGACCTGCGCATGGCGCCGTGGATCCTGTGGATAGACGACCTCTCGCAGCCGGATGCCCTCTTCACCCTGCCCTTCACCGTGCCCCTGATCGGCTCCTACTTCAACCTGTTGCCGCTGATCATGGCCGCGGCGACCTGGTTCCAGACCAAGCTGACGCCCCAGTCGGGCGCCGGCGGCCAGATGGCTGCCATGACCTCCATCATGCCCATCATGATGCTATTCTTCCTCTACAACATGCCATCCGGGCTGGTGATCTACTGGACCATCAACACCGCAGTAACGGCGTATCAGAGCTGGCGCGTCAACCGGAGCGTGCCGGCCACGGGAGGTGCTGAAGCCTGATGCAAGAAAGAAACGAAACGGAACAGATAGAGAGCCGCGCGGCCACCGTCGAGGAGGCCATCTCCGAGGCCCTGTTGAGGCTCGGCGCGCGACGCGACGAGGTCGAGATCACCGTGGTCGAGGAGGGCAGGGCCGGCGTACTGGGCGTGTTCGGCCGACGCCAGGCCCGTGTCCTCGCGACCCGCAAGAAGAAACAGACGCGGGGCAAGCGGGGCGGACGCCGCCGCAGCGGCGCACCGCCGGACGCACGGGCCGGGGCGCAGCGCGGCGACGATGTC
This DNA window, taken from bacterium, encodes the following:
- a CDS encoding Jag N-terminal domain-containing protein, which codes for MQERNETEQIESRAATVEEAISEALLRLGARRDEVEITVVEEGRAGVLGVFGRRQARVLATRKKKQTRGKRGGRRRSGAPPDARAGAQRGDDV